A stretch of Brevundimonas naejangsanensis DNA encodes these proteins:
- a CDS encoding DUF1153 domain-containing protein — MLQERRLNNNGEQYVVGPTGTPLTLRDLPSPETNRWVIRRKAEVVAAVRGGLISLEDALAKYRLTAEEFMAWQKAIDKWGMQGLRTTRIQSYRD, encoded by the coding sequence ATGCTGCAAGAGCGACGCCTTAACAATAACGGCGAACAGTACGTGGTCGGCCCGACGGGCACGCCCCTGACCCTGCGCGACCTTCCGTCGCCGGAAACGAACCGCTGGGTCATCCGCCGCAAGGCCGAGGTGGTGGCCGCCGTGCGCGGCGGTCTGATCAGCCTGGAAGACGCCCTGGCGAAATACCGCCTGACGGCGGAGGAGTTCATGGCCTGGCAGAAGGCCATCGACAAATGGGGCATGCAGGGCCTGCGCACCACGCGCATCCAGAGCTA
- the flgE gene encoding flagellar hook protein FlgE: MSINGAMLAGVSGLTANAAALSTISQNIANVNTVGYKRASTEFSTVVNAQTAGVGYSAGGVQAAARHFISQAGQLQRTSSATDLAIAGQGFFVVTEKSENLTLSDARLFTRAGAFKIDDLGYLQNTSGLYLQGWPVAADGTVNSDPSDMSRLRTINVGSVGGAAEPTTRVSLNANLKSSQAINESAQVPLPAGATAYDPATHSMSMYATDPATGVKPDFEITVPVSDSKGGQRNITIALLKSDVANEWYAEIRAPAGIVTDLGSPPNPADPTTAFGLLRSGRIAFTQDGRLDVATMQGWPAGTGLFDDPTNAVLSIGASDGTAPAGPVPPVGNWDPSLGIAAQTITFDLNASAGGLTQYDSTSIVQATYTNGTAFGNLTEVKIDETGFVTAIFDNGVMRRIAQVALATFPSADSLTEVSGNAFRVSQNSGTYNLKAPGTGGAGLLGAQQLEASTVDLSTEFTGLITTQRAYSASSKIITTADEMLAELINIKR; encoded by the coding sequence ATGAGCATCAACGGCGCCATGCTGGCCGGCGTGTCCGGCCTGACCGCGAACGCCGCGGCCCTTTCGACGATTTCGCAGAACATCGCCAACGTGAACACCGTCGGCTACAAGCGCGCGTCGACGGAATTCTCCACCGTGGTCAACGCCCAGACGGCGGGCGTCGGCTATTCGGCCGGGGGGGTCCAAGCGGCGGCCCGCCACTTCATCAGCCAGGCCGGGCAACTGCAGCGCACCAGTTCGGCCACCGACCTGGCCATCGCCGGCCAGGGCTTCTTCGTCGTGACCGAGAAGTCCGAGAACCTGACCCTCTCGGACGCGCGCCTGTTCACCCGCGCCGGGGCCTTCAAGATCGACGACCTGGGCTATCTGCAGAACACCTCGGGGCTGTACCTGCAGGGCTGGCCGGTGGCCGCCGACGGCACGGTCAACAGCGACCCGTCGGACATGAGCCGCCTGCGCACCATCAACGTCGGCTCGGTCGGCGGCGCCGCCGAACCGACCACCCGCGTCAGCCTGAACGCCAACCTGAAGTCGAGCCAGGCGATCAATGAATCGGCCCAGGTTCCCCTGCCCGCCGGCGCCACCGCCTATGACCCGGCGACCCACTCCATGTCGATGTACGCCACCGACCCGGCCACGGGGGTGAAGCCCGACTTCGAGATCACCGTTCCGGTCTCCGATTCCAAGGGCGGCCAGCGCAACATCACCATCGCCCTTCTCAAGAGCGACGTCGCCAACGAGTGGTACGCCGAAATCCGCGCTCCGGCGGGCATCGTGACCGACCTGGGTTCGCCGCCGAACCCGGCCGATCCGACCACGGCCTTCGGCCTGCTGCGCTCGGGCCGCATCGCCTTCACCCAGGACGGCCGCCTGGACGTCGCCACCATGCAGGGGTGGCCGGCGGGCACCGGCCTGTTCGACGACCCGACCAATGCGGTGCTCAGCATCGGCGCGTCCGACGGCACCGCGCCCGCCGGCCCGGTCCCTCCGGTCGGCAACTGGGATCCCTCGCTGGGCATCGCCGCCCAAACCATCACCTTCGACCTGAACGCCTCGGCGGGCGGCCTGACCCAGTACGACAGCACCTCGATCGTCCAGGCCACCTATACGAACGGCACCGCCTTCGGGAACCTGACCGAGGTCAAGATCGACGAGACGGGCTTCGTCACCGCCATCTTCGACAACGGCGTCATGCGCCGCATCGCCCAGGTCGCCCTGGCCACCTTCCCCAGCGCCGACAGCCTGACCGAGGTGTCGGGCAACGCCTTCCGGGTCAGCCAGAACTCGGGCACCTACAACCTGAAGGCGCCGGGCACGGGCGGCGCGGGCCTGCTGGGCGCCCAGCAGCTGGAGGCCTCGACCGTCGACCTGTCGACCGAGTTCACCGGCCTGATCACCACCCAGCGCGCATACTCGGCCTCGTCCAAGATCATCACCACCGCCGACGAGATGCTGGCGGAACTGATCAACATCAAGCGCTGA
- a CDS encoding flagellar hook assembly protein FlgD, whose translation MVDAVSNSNAAGRVNAGGQMLASNFQTFLSLLTTQLKNQDPLSPVDSNEFTAQLTQMAGVEQQLLTNDLLTSLLKAQQGDGLTGAAQYIGKDATAVWAATRFEDGEASWSYELAADATNATLQVLDASGKVVWSGEAPDKTNGLHDFKWDGKTTGGGQVDDGGVYTLKVVAKDGAGKDVDAQVLIRGRVTGVEMYDGTPFVIVGKSIMPVSSLIALEEQKVAAKPDPEEDAGALNALASRLNPLNLLS comes from the coding sequence ATGGTTGACGCCGTCTCCAACAGCAACGCCGCAGGCCGGGTCAACGCCGGGGGCCAGATGCTGGCCTCCAACTTCCAGACCTTCCTGTCACTGCTGACCACCCAGCTCAAGAACCAGGATCCGCTGTCGCCGGTCGATTCCAACGAGTTCACCGCCCAGCTGACCCAGATGGCGGGCGTCGAGCAGCAGCTCCTGACCAACGACCTCTTGACCAGCCTGCTGAAGGCCCAGCAGGGCGACGGCCTGACGGGCGCCGCCCAGTACATCGGCAAGGACGCCACCGCCGTCTGGGCCGCCACCCGCTTCGAGGACGGCGAGGCCAGCTGGAGCTATGAACTGGCGGCCGACGCGACCAACGCCACGCTTCAGGTCCTGGACGCTTCGGGCAAGGTGGTCTGGAGCGGCGAGGCCCCCGACAAGACCAACGGCCTGCATGACTTCAAGTGGGACGGCAAGACCACCGGCGGCGGCCAGGTCGACGACGGCGGCGTCTATACGTTGAAGGTCGTCGCCAAGGACGGCGCGGGCAAGGACGTCGACGCCCAAGTGCTGATCCGCGGTCGCGTTACGGGTGTCGAAATGTACGACGGCACGCCCTTCGTCATCGTCGGCAAGTCGATCATGCCGGTCTCCAGCCTGATCGCGCTGGAGGAGCAGAAGGTCGCCGCCAAACCCGATCCCGAGGAGGACGCCGGCGCGCTCAACGCCCTCGCCTCCCGCCTCAACCCTCTCAATCTTCTCTCGTAA
- a CDS encoding flagellar hook-length control protein FliK, with product MSAHSVLSVLMPVAVPGAGGDASAEGAAPDGLFAALVAEASPASVPAPDATAAETPALASPDAAGESSETAYPAALPFWPVAAPASLATLPAALDGGDALSDPSSPAASAPVLEAAPVPADVEVPVASAPAATTAQPDAEAPASAQPQAATPQPGAPQPPPPARPGAVITPAAPASAEAPSPAPRPPETAAGAIPAAPPARPAENRAVNAALAAVAASSAPARPQPTMGLDDAPDAVAEGEEPPAPAAPTAPRAAPSSQPPPLPSTLTAAPMKVDANAAQEPRSGSEPAARPNAAASPKAGATISTTANAPASAAQADPAAAAISSAAPDTPSTVNGEAPPPAPEAQSASSAPRDLGLSTLSRATVETTAQIAARILKTLDGRSTRFDMALTPEELGRVDVSLEIDSDGRLTARLAFDNPAAAADLRGRADELRRQLQEAGFHLAEDSLEFAERDPSSNFGGGFERQPDRRAFAGAARLAAEADAAVPPPGAWTSLSLTPDRVDLKV from the coding sequence ATGTCCGCGCATAGCGTCCTGTCCGTCCTGATGCCCGTCGCCGTCCCCGGCGCGGGCGGCGACGCCTCCGCCGAGGGGGCGGCGCCCGACGGCCTGTTCGCCGCCCTGGTGGCCGAGGCCAGCCCGGCTTCCGTCCCTGCGCCGGACGCGACCGCCGCCGAAACGCCCGCGCTCGCTTCGCCCGACGCCGCGGGGGAGTCGAGCGAGACCGCCTATCCCGCCGCCCTGCCGTTCTGGCCGGTCGCCGCGCCTGCGTCCCTGGCGACGCTCCCCGCCGCGCTCGACGGCGGCGATGCTCTTTCGGACCCGTCCTCGCCCGCCGCCTCGGCCCCTGTCCTGGAAGCAGCGCCCGTCCCGGCCGACGTCGAGGTCCCCGTCGCTTCGGCCCCGGCCGCTACAACGGCTCAGCCCGACGCCGAGGCGCCCGCCTCCGCCCAGCCCCAGGCCGCGACGCCGCAGCCGGGCGCGCCTCAGCCTCCACCCCCGGCCCGGCCCGGCGCCGTCATCACCCCGGCCGCTCCGGCTTCTGCCGAGGCGCCGTCGCCCGCGCCGCGGCCACCGGAGACGGCCGCCGGGGCTATCCCCGCCGCGCCTCCGGCCCGCCCGGCTGAAAACCGCGCCGTCAACGCCGCCCTGGCCGCCGTGGCTGCGTCGAGCGCCCCCGCCCGACCGCAGCCGACGATGGGTCTGGACGACGCGCCCGACGCCGTCGCGGAAGGCGAAGAGCCGCCCGCGCCCGCCGCCCCGACCGCTCCACGCGCCGCGCCGTCGTCGCAGCCGCCGCCGTTACCCTCGACCTTGACCGCCGCGCCCATGAAGGTCGATGCGAACGCCGCCCAGGAGCCGCGCTCCGGCTCGGAGCCCGCCGCCCGTCCGAACGCAGCCGCCTCGCCTAAGGCCGGCGCTACGATCAGCACTACGGCCAACGCCCCGGCCAGCGCGGCTCAGGCCGACCCGGCCGCCGCCGCGATCTCCTCGGCCGCGCCCGACACCCCGTCCACGGTCAACGGCGAGGCTCCGCCCCCCGCCCCCGAGGCGCAGTCCGCCTCGAGCGCTCCGCGTGATCTCGGTCTGTCCACGCTGTCGCGCGCCACGGTCGAGACGACGGCTCAGATCGCCGCCCGCATCCTGAAGACGCTGGACGGCCGTTCGACGCGCTTCGACATGGCCCTGACGCCCGAGGAGCTGGGCCGCGTCGACGTCAGTCTCGAAATCGACAGCGACGGCCGTCTGACGGCCCGCCTGGCCTTCGACAATCCGGCCGCCGCCGCCGACCTGCGTGGCCGGGCCGACGAATTGCGCCGCCAGCTTCAGGAAGCCGGCTTCCACCTGGCCGAGGACTCGCTGGAGTTCGCCGAGCGCGATCCGTCCTCGAACTTCGGCGGCGGCTTTGAGCGCCAGCCCGACCGTCGCGCCTTCGCCGGAGCCGCCCGCCTGGCCGCCGAGGCCGACGCCGCCGTGCCGCCGCCCGGCGCCTGGACATCCCTTTCCCTGACGCCTGACCGCGTCGATCTGAAGGTCTGA
- the flgK gene encoding flagellar hook-associated protein FlgK: protein MSLTSIMNIATSGMNAAQTQLRVVSDNVSNVNTPGYVRKIADQQSWVSQGVGAGVEIARIRLATDRFLQAASLNASADAGRQTVRYELYDRIQSLFGDPGADSGFFSQIDNVFAAFAASAENATSNPLRQEALWKTQGLFDDAARIAAQIQSVREDADARIKSAVETANALLEQIEKLNVEIAKATVVNADASGAQTAQAALIDQLSGLMDIRITGRGVGGVEIRTGAGILLAGQGAARLDYGRAGAVSSETVFNEVMVIEPPAGRPRSLAEGLTSGEIKGLLELRDGEAPAAAERLAELMTRLSDELNRAHNASSAAPPPNSLTGRNVGQTLETAVAGFTGKTSIVITDGQGVALHRVDLDFATVNPATFLADLNAQLGAFGSASFVDGRLSIQGAGTNGVAVADDPAAPTNKAGRGFSHYFGLNDLVTTQRPAIYDTGLAPASSHGFTPGGTITFRFSDASGVKLRDIEVAVPGGAGDMTGLLAALNDPATGAGRMGTFSLSASGEMVFTPRPGTGATLAVLQDRTIQVPSGVSMSDLFGLGGTRASRSDAFSIRADIARDPARMALGQVDLTVAPGVAVVSRNDARGGRLLAGADQRASPFSAAGGAAGGSMSVGRYASELSGEIGSRASMAKNSAHSAQALAKEATARRVSVEGVNLDEELVLMTTYQQAFNASARMVQAAKDLYDILLGMVR, encoded by the coding sequence ATGTCCCTGACGTCGATCATGAACATCGCCACCTCGGGCATGAACGCGGCCCAGACGCAGCTGCGGGTGGTTTCGGACAACGTCTCGAACGTCAACACGCCCGGCTATGTCCGCAAGATCGCCGACCAGCAATCCTGGGTCAGTCAGGGCGTCGGCGCCGGCGTCGAGATCGCGCGCATCCGCCTGGCCACCGACCGCTTCCTGCAGGCCGCCAGCCTGAACGCCAGCGCCGACGCGGGGCGTCAGACGGTGCGTTATGAACTTTATGACCGCATCCAGTCGCTGTTCGGCGATCCGGGCGCGGACAGCGGCTTCTTCTCTCAGATCGACAACGTCTTCGCCGCCTTCGCCGCCTCGGCCGAGAATGCGACCTCCAATCCTCTGCGCCAGGAAGCCCTCTGGAAGACGCAGGGACTGTTCGACGACGCCGCCCGCATCGCCGCCCAGATCCAGTCGGTGCGCGAGGACGCCGACGCCCGGATCAAGAGCGCGGTCGAGACGGCCAACGCCCTGCTGGAGCAGATCGAGAAGCTGAACGTCGAGATCGCCAAGGCCACGGTGGTCAACGCCGACGCCTCTGGCGCGCAGACCGCCCAGGCGGCGCTGATCGACCAGTTGTCGGGCCTGATGGACATCCGCATCACCGGCCGGGGCGTCGGCGGGGTCGAGATCCGCACCGGCGCCGGCATCCTGCTGGCGGGGCAGGGGGCGGCTCGGCTCGACTACGGCCGGGCGGGCGCCGTTTCGTCCGAGACGGTGTTCAACGAGGTGATGGTGATCGAGCCGCCGGCCGGCAGGCCGCGTTCCCTGGCCGAGGGGCTGACCTCGGGCGAGATCAAGGGGCTGCTGGAGTTGCGCGACGGCGAGGCTCCGGCGGCGGCCGAACGCCTGGCCGAGCTGATGACGCGCCTGTCTGATGAATTGAACCGGGCGCATAACGCCTCCTCGGCCGCGCCGCCGCCCAACAGCCTGACCGGGCGCAATGTCGGCCAGACGCTGGAGACGGCGGTGGCGGGCTTCACCGGCAAGACGTCCATTGTCATCACCGACGGCCAGGGCGTCGCCCTGCACCGGGTGGACCTGGACTTCGCGACAGTGAACCCGGCCACCTTCCTGGCTGACCTGAACGCCCAGTTGGGCGCGTTCGGCAGCGCCAGCTTCGTCGATGGGCGGCTGTCGATCCAGGGAGCCGGAACCAACGGCGTGGCTGTAGCCGACGATCCGGCCGCCCCCACGAACAAGGCGGGGCGCGGCTTCTCCCATTATTTCGGTCTCAACGATCTGGTCACGACCCAGCGTCCGGCGATCTATGACACGGGCCTGGCCCCGGCGTCGTCGCACGGATTCACGCCGGGCGGGACCATCACCTTCCGCTTCAGCGACGCATCGGGCGTCAAGCTGCGCGACATAGAGGTGGCCGTGCCCGGCGGAGCCGGCGACATGACCGGTCTGCTGGCGGCGCTGAACGACCCGGCGACGGGGGCGGGGCGGATGGGGACCTTCAGCCTGAGCGCATCGGGCGAGATGGTCTTCACCCCGCGCCCCGGCACGGGCGCGACCCTCGCGGTGCTGCAGGACCGCACGATCCAGGTTCCCTCGGGCGTGTCGATGAGCGACCTGTTCGGCCTGGGCGGGACGCGCGCCTCGCGATCGGACGCGTTCTCGATCCGCGCCGACATCGCCCGCGACCCGGCCCGCATGGCCCTGGGCCAGGTCGACCTGACGGTCGCGCCGGGCGTGGCGGTGGTGAGTCGGAACGACGCGCGCGGCGGCCGTCTGTTGGCCGGCGCGGACCAGAGGGCCTCGCCCTTTTCAGCGGCGGGCGGGGCGGCCGGGGGCTCCATGTCGGTGGGGCGCTATGCGTCGGAGCTGTCGGGCGAGATCGGCAGCCGGGCCTCGATGGCCAAGAACAGCGCCCACAGCGCCCAGGCCCTGGCCAAGGAGGCGACGGCGCGCCGCGTCTCCGTCGAAGGCGTCAATCTGGACGAGGAGCTGGTGCTGATGACCACCTATCAGCAAGCCTTTAACGCTTCGGCCCGCATGGTCCAGGCGGCCAAGGACCTGTACGACATCCTGCTGGGAATGGTGCGATGA
- a CDS encoding flagellin, producing MTRVSTYGNYQSALLDLMSAQSRAEAAQKKVNTQKNATDLVGFGRGAETVSALKSSQTRIQSFIDTNTSVAARLETQDLAMGRVADAATEARKALADAIAAGRMDALVSTLESLFMEAQDGLNAKHQGKFLFAGGAIDQAPVQVATLADLAALPDALSAFGNDQLRQTSWLDENVALDTGFLADAMGQELFAIFRDIQLEHQTTPLDGQMSDAQKAFLTTQMGRFEAAAKGVVELQARNGGMQNRVERLLESQEARKISVDTILAGKTDANMAEAVTELEMAQVALQASAQVISQLRRVSLLDYLR from the coding sequence ATGACCCGCGTATCGACCTATGGAAACTATCAATCGGCCCTGCTGGACCTGATGTCGGCCCAGTCGCGAGCCGAGGCGGCGCAGAAGAAGGTCAACACCCAGAAGAACGCCACCGACCTGGTCGGCTTCGGGCGAGGGGCGGAGACGGTCAGCGCGCTGAAGTCCAGCCAGACCCGCATCCAGAGCTTCATCGACACCAACACGTCGGTCGCCGCCCGGCTGGAGACCCAGGACCTGGCCATGGGCCGTGTCGCCGACGCCGCCACCGAGGCGCGCAAGGCCCTGGCCGACGCCATCGCCGCCGGGCGCATGGACGCGCTCGTGAGCACGCTCGAGAGCCTGTTCATGGAGGCTCAGGACGGGCTGAACGCCAAGCATCAGGGCAAGTTCCTGTTCGCCGGAGGCGCGATCGACCAGGCGCCGGTCCAGGTTGCGACCCTGGCCGATCTGGCGGCCCTGCCGGACGCGCTCTCGGCCTTCGGCAACGACCAGTTGAGGCAGACCTCCTGGCTGGACGAAAACGTGGCCCTGGACACCGGCTTCCTGGCGGACGCCATGGGCCAGGAGCTGTTCGCCATCTTCCGCGACATACAACTTGAGCACCAGACGACGCCGCTGGACGGCCAGATGAGCGACGCCCAGAAAGCCTTCCTGACCACCCAGATGGGCCGCTTCGAGGCGGCGGCGAAGGGCGTGGTCGAGCTGCAGGCCCGCAATGGCGGGATGCAGAATCGGGTTGAACGCCTGCTGGAGTCGCAGGAGGCGCGCAAGATTTCGGTCGACACCATCCTGGCCGGCAAGACGGACGCCAACATGGCCGAGGCGGTGACCGAGCTGGAAATGGCCCAGGTCGCCCTCCAGGCCTCGGCCCAGGTGATCAGCCAACTGCGCCGGGTCTCCCTGCTCGACTATCTGCGCTGA
- a CDS encoding ABC transporter permease, with protein MKRAADFQIGEAEDGQAQLRLSGDWSTTAVGRTGERLKAALGGRPVTALDLDDLGRFDTAGALAVAQAMTRAIPEAAWTARPEAGRLYRMVARLDCMTAEPPRRSAGMTRGFAKVGRGVYDFGAEAMLSLAFLGRLMAAVVTALKHPGRIRWAAWFSQAERTGLDAIPIVVVTNFFIGAVVAFIGVDLLTQFGAGVFAVQLIGVAVFREFAVVITAVLLAGRSASSFAAEIGSMRMNQEVDAMQVMGVDPFQALVIPRLAALLVMLPLLTFLAMLGGLLGGLLVSWSQLNLGPAFFLQRLVEDGYMPTHMMVGLIKAPVFALVVAAIGCRQGMSVAGDVESLGRRVTAAVVQAIFAIILLDAVFALIFIELNI; from the coding sequence ATGAAACGGGCCGCGGATTTCCAGATCGGCGAGGCGGAGGACGGGCAGGCGCAGCTGCGGCTGTCGGGCGACTGGTCGACCACCGCCGTCGGGCGCACCGGCGAACGGCTGAAGGCCGCGCTGGGGGGGCGGCCGGTGACGGCGCTGGATCTGGATGACCTGGGCCGGTTCGACACGGCCGGCGCCCTGGCCGTGGCCCAGGCCATGACGCGCGCCATTCCCGAGGCCGCCTGGACGGCCCGCCCCGAAGCCGGGCGCCTTTACCGCATGGTTGCGCGGCTGGACTGCATGACGGCCGAGCCGCCGCGCCGGTCGGCGGGAATGACGCGCGGCTTCGCCAAGGTCGGGCGCGGGGTCTATGACTTCGGCGCCGAGGCCATGCTGTCCCTGGCCTTCCTGGGGCGGTTGATGGCCGCCGTGGTGACGGCGCTGAAACATCCGGGCCGCATCCGCTGGGCCGCCTGGTTCAGCCAGGCCGAGCGCACGGGCCTGGACGCCATTCCGATCGTGGTGGTGACCAACTTCTTCATCGGCGCCGTGGTGGCCTTCATCGGGGTGGACCTGCTGACCCAGTTCGGCGCCGGGGTCTTCGCCGTGCAACTGATCGGCGTCGCCGTGTTCCGCGAATTCGCCGTGGTCATCACGGCCGTCCTGCTGGCGGGTCGTTCCGCCTCCTCCTTCGCCGCCGAAATCGGCTCCATGCGGATGAACCAGGAAGTCGACGCCATGCAGGTGATGGGGGTCGACCCGTTCCAGGCGCTGGTGATCCCGCGCCTGGCGGCCCTGCTGGTCATGCTGCCCCTGCTGACCTTCCTGGCCATGCTGGGCGGTCTTCTGGGCGGTCTGCTGGTGTCGTGGAGCCAGCTGAACCTGGGGCCGGCCTTCTTCCTGCAGCGGCTGGTCGAGGACGGCTATATGCCCACCCACATGATGGTCGGCCTGATCAAGGCGCCCGTCTTCGCCCTGGTGGTCGCGGCCATCGGCTGCCGCCAGGGGATGTCCGTGGCGGGCGACGTCGAGAGCCTGGGTCGTCGGGTGACGGCGGCGGTGGTGCAGGCCATCTTCGCCATCATCCTGCTGGACGCGGTCTTCGCCCTGATCTTCATCGAGCTGAACATATGA
- a CDS encoding ABC transporter ATP-binding protein: MTGAARATEDREPVIQVRGLLSQFGERVIHQDLDLEVMRGQILGVVGGSGTGKTVLLNSIIGLKEPEGGEVRLFGRDRAAMTKAEAEAVERRTGVLFQQGALFSSLTVLENVASPLVEHTRLPKATIRELAEMKVAMVGLKPEALYLKPAELSGGMRKRVGLARALALDPELVFLDEPTAGLDPIGAAAFDDLIRQLSDDLGLTVFMITHDLDSLYAICDEVAVLADKRVVAKAPVAELERSDHPWIKEYFLGPRGRAAHKSAA, translated from the coding sequence ATGACGGGCGCGGCGCGGGCAACCGAGGACCGGGAGCCGGTCATCCAGGTGCGCGGCCTGCTCAGCCAGTTCGGCGAGCGGGTGATCCATCAGGATCTCGACCTGGAGGTGATGCGCGGCCAGATTCTGGGCGTCGTCGGCGGCTCGGGAACGGGCAAGACGGTGCTGCTGAACTCCATCATCGGCCTGAAGGAGCCCGAGGGCGGGGAGGTCCGCCTGTTCGGCCGGGACCGCGCCGCCATGACCAAGGCGGAAGCCGAGGCGGTCGAGCGCCGCACCGGCGTCCTGTTCCAGCAGGGGGCGCTGTTCTCGTCCCTGACGGTATTGGAGAACGTGGCCTCGCCCCTGGTCGAGCACACCCGGCTGCCCAAGGCGACGATCCGCGAACTGGCGGAGATGAAGGTGGCCATGGTCGGGCTGAAGCCCGAGGCCCTGTATCTGAAGCCGGCCGAACTGTCGGGCGGGATGCGCAAGCGCGTCGGCCTGGCCCGCGCCCTGGCGCTGGACCCCGAACTGGTCTTTCTGGACGAGCCCACGGCGGGGCTCGACCCCATCGGGGCGGCGGCCTTCGATGACCTGATCCGTCAGTTGTCGGACGATCTGGGGCTGACGGTCTTCATGATTACCCACGACCTCGACAGCCTTTACGCCATCTGTGACGAGGTGGCCGTGCTGGCCGACAAGCGGGTGGTGGCCAAGGCGCCGGTGGCCGAGCTGGAACGCTCGGACCACCCGTGGATCAAGGAATACTTCCTGGGGCCGCGCGGTCGCGCGGCCCACAAGAGCGCGGCCTGA
- a CDS encoding MlaD family protein translates to MERDAHYAAVGIATIALVVALAVFTIWLARLQFNKDFDIYDIVFHGPVRGLSEGGEVHFNGIRVGEVTDLNLNPKQADQVIARVRLNGTTPVRVTSRAQLEPQGITGLNYIQITAGDPNSPLLKSQYPEHVVPVIQSQPSPIAELLSGSGTVLAQTVDVLNRINRVLSDDNIRSFSSSVKNVEALTAELEARKGMFQQLEETIIKANAAVGEYQALGASARQMVDTDGKQAIANINAATREAQAAIASINRSATGLEGPLGDFGTQTVPQMNDTIRQLDQATRSLQALIDSVRESPRDFIARAPSKEIEVKP, encoded by the coding sequence ATGGAAAGAGACGCCCACTACGCCGCCGTCGGCATCGCCACCATCGCCCTTGTGGTGGCGCTGGCGGTGTTCACCATCTGGCTGGCGCGACTGCAGTTCAACAAGGACTTCGACATCTACGACATCGTCTTCCACGGGCCGGTGCGCGGCCTGTCGGAAGGCGGCGAGGTCCACTTCAACGGCATCCGCGTGGGCGAGGTCACCGACCTGAACCTGAACCCCAAGCAGGCCGATCAGGTCATCGCCCGCGTCCGCCTGAACGGCACGACGCCGGTGCGCGTCACCTCGCGCGCCCAGTTGGAGCCCCAGGGCATCACCGGCCTGAATTACATCCAGATCACGGCGGGCGATCCCAACAGTCCTCTGCTGAAGAGCCAGTATCCCGAGCACGTGGTTCCGGTCATCCAGAGCCAGCCCAGCCCCATCGCCGAGCTGCTGAGCGGATCGGGCACGGTTCTGGCCCAGACGGTGGACGTCCTGAATCGCATCAACCGGGTCCTGTCGGACGACAACATCCGCAGCTTCTCATCCAGCGTGAAGAACGTCGAGGCCCTGACCGCCGAACTGGAAGCCCGCAAGGGCATGTTCCAGCAGCTCGAAGAGACGATCATCAAGGCCAACGCCGCCGTCGGCGAGTATCAGGCCTTGGGCGCCAGCGCGCGCCAGATGGTCGACACCGACGGCAAGCAGGCCATCGCCAACATCAACGCCGCGACGCGCGAGGCCCAGGCCGCCATCGCCTCGATCAACCGTTCGGCCACGGGCCTGGAAGGGCCGCTGGGCGACTTCGGCACGCAGACGGTGCCGCAGATGAACGACACCATCCGCCAGCTGGATCAGGCGACGCGCTCGCTGCAGGCGCTGATCGACAGCGTGCGCGAGAGCCCGCGCGACTTCATCGCCAGGGCCCCGTCCAAGGAAATCGAGGTGAAGCCATGA
- a CDS encoding ABC-type transport auxiliary lipoprotein family protein: protein MIRNRLTVAAACLLLGGALSGCALLATPDPVQLYRFGGASAFAGTGATSACPDVNVSMRRVDFPEAARGDRLLAVTGAEAAYIKGARWVSPAETLFEEALRNAFLDGAACTVLSAGPMARDALTLSVDVRRFEAAYAAPGAVPDANIVVLLRLVRPGDRSIVAEDRISVSESAGENRQSAIVAAFDRATAEASRQIVLWTDQQASQATQN from the coding sequence ATGATCCGCAACCGCCTGACCGTCGCGGCCGCCTGCCTTTTGCTTGGCGGCGCCCTGTCGGGGTGCGCCCTGCTGGCGACGCCCGATCCGGTGCAGCTCTATCGCTTCGGCGGGGCGTCGGCCTTCGCCGGGACGGGGGCGACCTCGGCCTGCCCTGACGTCAACGTCAGCATGCGCCGGGTGGACTTTCCCGAGGCGGCGCGCGGCGACCGCCTGCTAGCCGTGACCGGGGCCGAGGCCGCCTACATCAAGGGCGCGCGCTGGGTGTCGCCGGCCGAGACCTTGTTCGAGGAAGCCCTGCGCAACGCCTTCCTGGACGGCGCGGCCTGCACGGTGCTGAGCGCGGGGCCGATGGCGCGCGACGCCCTGACGCTGAGCGTCGACGTGCGCCGGTTCGAGGCCGCCTACGCCGCGCCGGGCGCCGTGCCGGATGCGAACATCGTGGTGCTGCTGCGTCTGGTCCGGCCGGGCGACCGTTCGATCGTGGCCGAGGACCGCATTTCGGTCAGCGAGAGCGCCGGCGAGAACCGCCAATCGGCCATCGTCGCCGCCTTCGACCGCGCCACCGCCGAGGCCAGCCGCCAGATCGTCCTCTGGACGGATCAGCAGGCCAGCCAGGCGACCCAGAACTAG